The nucleotide sequence CGTTCCGCGATATAAATGCAAATACAAATATTAAAAGTGAAAGAGCAGAAAATTATGATGACAGAAATGACGGCGGAGACGATGATGGACCCGGAGGCGGAGTAAATCCAAAGAATAAGTCTCCCAAAAACGGACCTAATGACAACAGCACATGTGCAGGCGATACAACGATAAGTAAAAATCCACAAAAACACAGCAAAAATAAAAATCACAGTGGTTCAAAAAACAGTGTTGTTAAGCATACTAAAACTGTCAGCCAAGATGTCAAAAGCGATATTTATACAGGGGCAGAACAGAATAGCAGAGGAGTGTATAATGAGGAGATAGTTAAGCTGGTAACGGATGCTGTTATGGCAGGAATAAGGGCGGAACGTGCGTCTGAGAAAAAAGAAACTATTCCCGGACGTTCCTCTGGCATCAAATATAACTCAAAAAATATTTCGGATAGCTATCCTTCTATTGAGTGGACGGATTCTAAGAATGATAAGTCGAATGTGAAATATAAGGCTGTAACAGAAACGGTGTCTAATGTTAATAAAGATAACGTCTCTAATTCTAAAGAATCTGTTATGTCAAAACCTGATAATATTAAAAGCGTAGATGAACCAAAAAAAGATATTCAGGCAAAATTGAATACTAAAGTTGAACACGATATGGTTTCTGATACCTCAGAAAATATCGAAGAAGTTAAGGTTCTTGTAAGAGAAAGTACGAATAATATTAAAGATTCAAGCGTCATATCGAAAATTGATGATAATAATCCTTATGCGCCTAAGCCGAGAGTGAAAAAATCATATCGGAGCAAAAAGTCTGAGGAGCCAAAGAGCTTGAATCTTGATATGTATGCTCCAAAAAAGAAAAAATAATAAAATCAGAGACCGTTATATTGGAGAGATAAGTCTATGAAGAAATACTTTGAATTGTTTTCAAAATATAAGTGGCGTATTATTGCGGTAATATTGATAATTGTCCTCGCAGTCTGTGCGTTTAATTTACTGAACCAATCTGAAATAGATGTAACATTTTATCAGGTGCGTTCAGATAAGGTTTCAGACAATATCCGCATAGTCGTGCTTGCAGATTTGCACCTTAAAGAGTTTGGTAAGGATAATATAAGGCTTGTGGAACAGATTGATAAGCTGACTCCTGATATTATAGCATGTGTGGGTGATATGAACAATCTGAAAAATGACGATTACAGCGTTGTGACAAATCTTTGTGAAAAGCTCGTGAATATTGCACCTGTTTACTATGCTTTGGGAAATAATGAGTACGAGGCTAAATTATTTAAAGATTCTAATATAACCAAAGACCTTAAGGTTGTTGGAGTACATGTTTTAGACGACGCGTCTGAAATAGTTGACATAAAGGATACAAAATTGAACATAGGCGGACTTTCTCAGGGACCGGAGCAGTTTGAGAGATATGGTCATCAATTTTTTGATAAGTATATTGAGGAAGATTACTTTAAACTTTTACTGGTTCACTATCCCGATGAGTTTATGGGAATTTTAGAAGATTATCCTATAGATTTGGCTCTTTGCGGTCATGCTCACGGTGGTCAGGTGCGAATTCCGTTTGTTGGGGGACTTTATGCGACGGGACAGGGATTCTTCCCCAAGCTTGTTGACGGTTTTCATCAAATAGGAAACAGTAATGTGATTATCAGCAGAGGGCTTGGAAGCTCGCATATTATTCCGAGAATCAATAATAAACCGGAGCTTTGCGTTGTAGATTTATGCTGGTATTAGTATAGGGGACTGGTTATGGAAGAACAATTAGTTAGTATTATAGTGCCGGTTTATAACATGGCGGAAGTATTATATACTTCCGCCAAGACTTTTATAAATCAAACTTATAAAAATTTAGAAATAATTATGATTGACGACGGTTCTGCTGATGACAGTTTAAGAGTTATGCAGCAATTGGCAGCTGCAGATACTAGAATAAGAGTTTATCATCAAGAAAACCAAGGAGCAGCCGGAGCGAGAAACACAGGAATGTCACATGCGTCCGGTAAGTATTACTACTTTCCGGACGCTGATGATAGAATCAAGGAAAACGCCGTGGAAAAGCTTGTTTCTGCTATTGAGAATACTGGGGCTGATATGGCAGTTTGCGGATATGAATGGGTGAACGGTCAAGATGAATGTATAATGAGAAAATCGTATAAGCCTAAATATTTCAGCGGTAAATATATTCGTGAAAATTATGATGAGTTTATTGACCGTGACAGTGAATATGGTATATATGGCAGTATGGCGAACAAGCTGTATAGGGCTGAGATTATAAAGAATAATAAATTATCTGTTCCTAAAATCAGTAAGAGCGAAGATGAAGCGTTTAATATTTTGTTTCTGTCAAATGCCGGTTCGGTATGTTTTATTGAGGACGTGCTTTATTATTATTATATGTCTGGGATAGTTAAAAAGGGAGAAAAGTATTTAAAGAATTATATTGAAAGCGTTGCAGCTTTTAAAAATTTACAGATGAATGTAGTTTATAATTGGAATAGAGACAATAAAAAAGTTTTGGAGAAAATATGCAGAAATTTGGCGGTAAACTTTGATATATATATTCAAATGCTGTTTCTCGCTATTCCAAGATATAAAGTGTTTAAAAGATATAAAGCGGTAAAAAACGTTGTGGAAGTTTTTAATAATGAACTTCCCTGCAGAGAGTTTGAGCCTGATTTTAGAAAGTATAAATATTTAGTTGATAAAAAAATAATCAGGCTTTGCATTATTGAGGATTTAAAGGTAATGAGTGAAATAAAAAACAACGCAAAATAAAACATTGGGGGATGAATGTTATGCAAAAACCTCTCGTAAGCATAATTATGCCTGTATATAATATGGGTGAACATTTAAGAAAGTCGGTTCCGTCGGTACTTAATCAAACTTATCAAAATATTGAACTTATTCTTGTGGATGACGGTTCAAAGGATAATAGTCTGGAAGTGTGCAGAGAACTGGCGGTTAAAGATAACAGAATAAAGGTTTTTCATCAGGACAATCAGGGGTCGGGTCCGGCTCGTAATACCGGAATAAAAAATGCAGCAGGAAAATACGCTTATTTTCCGGACGCTGACGATTGTATGGTGCCGAACGCAATTGAGTCGCTCATAGAAAAGTTTGAAAAATATTCCTGCGATATGATAGTGTTTGGTTATAAAATGATATTCAGCGATGGGACTGAAAGAAAGTTCAATGATTATCCAAACGAAGTTTTTACCGGGAGTTATGTGAGACAGAATTATGACATATTCACAGGCGATAAACGCAGATGGGAAGTTCAGGGTGCGCCGTGGAATAAGATTTTCAGCCTGGATATAATTAAGTCGAATAATGTTGAGTTCCCGGCTTTAAGACGGAACCAGGATGAAGTATTTGTAATGCGTTATGTGAATTCGGCTGAAAAGATAGCCTTAATTGATGAGATATTTTATATTCATTATCCCAATGATATGCGGCTGGCATTTAATAAATTCCCGATTGATTATTTTGAAATAGTCAGTAGTTTGAACGGATTCAGAATGGAATACATATATAGCTGGAATCCTGAGAATCGTCAGGTATTGAATGATATTTGTTCAGGCTTTATCCAGAGCACAACAAAAAGCATGATGCTTCTCTTTAACCCAAAATGGGAGTTAAGCTTTAAGGAGCGGTATAAAAGATTTAAAGAAATTTCTGTAAGATGTGTAAAAGAGATGCCGGATAAAGATTATAAGTCTGATTCTACAATGTTTAAACTTATGAAAAGCAAGCATTATTTTTTGCTTTATATAGTAGTATATTTTGCGCTTAGAAAAAATAAAAAATATATAAGATAAAAATTAGATATAATATGCACCATAAAAAGTGTTTAACTTTTAGTGGTGCATATTTTTATGGTAAAAAAGCAGCAATTTGCTGAATGAGCCAATATTTATTTTTTAAAGTACCGAAAAACCTATGTATAGGAAATATAATACTAGCAAAGCGACCCCCTGAAATTTGTAAAATTTCTTTTTAAGCAGCGGAGGCAGGCACGCAATAAGTATAAATCCAAGACAGATTGGAATATCAAGCATTTCATACTGCGGTTCAAAGGTCAGAGGTACGCCGAACTTTCCTGTTGATATAAATGAGCATATTGGTATTATTAATGAAAGGTCTATTATATTAGCTCCTATTATGTTACCTATTGACAGACTGCTGTGTTTTTTAGCAATGGCGGTAATAGTCGTAACAAGTTCAGGGAGAGAGGTGCCGATGGCGATAATTGTCAGCCCGATAACCCTTTCGGATACACCTAATGCTTTTGCTATATCTGTGCCTGATTCGACTAGGAGTTTGGCTCCTACTGTAATGGCTGCAGCGCTTAGCACAAATAATGATGAATTTATAAAAACCTGCTTTTTAGTCGGTTTTATTATAGGTATCGCCGGAAGGATTACATTTCCGTTGCTGGTTTTAAGAACTGAGTTCTGTTTTGATGAAGAAAGGTTGTTCCAAGTAAATATAATAACCACTCCAAAAGCGAGAAGGCTTCCGAGCGCAGATACCGTACCGTTTTTACATATCATCATAAGGATGAATGCTGAAGATATGAGACATATCATACCGAATTTAAAATTTTTGGTTTCTATTGTTGAACTTAGAAATATTATGCTTATAGCCATAATCATTGCTGTATTGGCGGTCACAGACCCGACGGCGTTGCCCATAGCTATTGAGTTGTTGCCTGAAAACGTTGCAATGGTGGAAACCAAAATTTCAGGCAAGGTGGTAGCTATACTTACAATTGTCGCGCCGATTATAAACTTTGGTATGTTAAATACTTCTGCAATCCAAACGGCTCTGTCCACAAATACATCTCCGCCCTTTATTATTAAAAACAGGCCAACAAGAAAAAGTAAAACAGTAATAGTCATTTAAAAGTTCCTTTCATAAAATAAAAATATTTTGCCTTAAATGTATTGAAATACTTTCTATTATATAGTATAATTGTTTCCTTGATAAAATTCCTAAAATGTGCAAGGAGATGTGACATATGCAGGATAAAATTAAGCTTTATGCATTCAACAATCTGACAAAAACTTTGAGTTTTAATATATATGATGTGTGCTATGCCAAGAGTGAGCGCGAACAAAAGGATTATATTGCGTATATTGACGAACAGTACAATTCTGAGCGTCTGACAAAAATTCTATGCGATGTCACAGATATTATTGGAGCGAACGTTCTTAGTATATCAAAGCAGGATTATGACCCTCAGGGAGCCAGCGTCAATCTTATGATAAGCGATGAGTCTATGATTCCTTCACAGCCTCCTGTTAGCCATATTACGGCTGATGAGGTTATGCTGCATTTGGATAAGAGCCATGTAACAGTTCATACTTATCCTGAATACCATCCTGATAATGCTATTTCAACTTTTCGAGTGGATATATGCGTTTCTACCTGCGGTAAAATATCTCCGCTTAAAGCTTTGGATTATTTAATAGGCAGTTTTGATTCAGATATCATAACAGCTGATTATAGAGTCAGGGGATTTACGCGCGACCTGGATGGAAAAAAGCTGTTTATTGATCATGATATTACTTCAATACAGGACTTTATAGACAGAAAAACATTGGAGAAATATGACGCTATAGACGTAAATGTTTACCAGTCGAATATTTTTCACACAAGAATGCTGATTAAAGATATAGATTTGCAGAATTATCTGTTTAAAACTGATGTATATGAGTTAGAGCCTAAGGTTAGACTTGACATCAGCAACAGTCTCAGACGTGAGATGATTGAGATTTTCAGCGGAAAGAATATATATTAGGGGGACTGATGGTTTGGAGCAAAGCAAAGCCCCTATTTATGAGGCGTTAAAAAGATTTAAATCAATGCGTGTTGTACCTTTTGATGTTCCGGGACATAAGCGAGGCAAAGGAAATCCTGAGCTGACCTCATTTTTGGGTCAGCAGTGTATGGACGTAGATGTTAATTCTATGAAGCCGCTGGATAACCTTTGTCATCCGGTGTCTGTTATACGCGAGGCGGAGGAACTTGCCGCCGAAGCGTTCGGCGCAAAACACGCTTTCTTTATGGTAAACGGCACAACAAGCGCTGTTCAGGCAATGGTATTTGCGGCAGTAAAAGAAGGAGAAAAAATAATACTTCCAAGAAATGTTCACAGAAGCGCTATTAATGCTTTGGTCGTGAACGGCGCCATACCGGTTTATGTAAATCCCGGAGTGAACAAGGCGCTGGGGATACCTTTAGGAATGAGCGTAAAGGAAGTTGAAAAGGCTATAGAAAACAATCCTGACGCAAAAGCAGTTTTTGTGAATAATCCCACATATTACGGAATATGCAGTGATTTAAAAAAGGTAGTGGAAATAGCGCACAGAGCCGGTATGCTGGTTCTTGTTGACGAGGCTCATGGAACTCACTTTTATTTTGGTGATAATCTGCCTGTCAGTGCTATGGAAGCCGGAGCTGATATGGCTTCCGTAAGTATGCACAAAAACGGTGGTTCTCTCACTCAAAGCTCATTTTTGCTTATAAATAACTATGTGAGCGAGGGGTATACAAGACAGATTATAAACCTGACCCAAACAACGAGCGGTTCATATCTCTTGATGTCGTCTCTTGACCTTTCAAGAAAGAATCTAGCTTTGAACGGAAAGGAAATATACCGAAAGGTTTTGGAACTTGCCGATTATGCCAGGGGAGAGGTAAACAAAATAGGTGGATATTATGCGTTTGGCAGGGATCTGGTGGATGGAGACGCAATATATGATTTTGACTTGGCCAAGCTTTCTATACACACCAGGGATATAGGGCTTGCGGGTATCGAAGTATATGACATGCTGAGGGATTATTATGATATTCAAATAGAGTTTGGCGATATAGGGAATATACTTGCGATTATTTCAGTCGGAGATACTCCTTTGATGATTGAGCGTCTTATTTCGTCACTGAGTGAGATAGAGAGGATACATAGAAAGCCAAGTGCCGGAATGTTCGACCATGAGTATATTTCACCTGAAGTGATAATGACGCCAAAAAAAGCTTTTTATTCGGATAAAAAATCTGTTCCTATAGAGAAGAGTGCCGGGATGGTATGCAGTGAGTTTGTTATGTGTTATCCTCCGGGAATCCCAATATTGGCTCCCGGTGAAATGATAACGCCCGATATACTTGATTATATTGCTTATGCTAAAGAGAAGGGCTGTTTTATGACCGGCGCCGAGGATATAAATATAGATTATATAAATGTTATTTAGCAGTTGATAAAAGGGGTGAAAAGATGGAACTGTGGTATTCTGAGAATCATAGCGAAGATGTAAAATTTTCAATAAGGGTAGACAAACAATTATATACCGGAAAAACTGATTATCAGAGAATAGATGTTATGACCTCAAAGGAGTTTGGAACATTTTTAACGCTTGACGGCTTAATGATGGTGGCTGAAAAAGACGAGTTTATTTATCACGAGATGATAACCCATGTGCCGATGTCTGTTAATCCTGAAATAAAAAATGTTTTAGTGATAGGCGGCGGAGACGGAGGCACTGTAAAACAGCTGGTGCGGTATGAAGGAATAGAAAATATTGATTTGGTAGAGATAGACAGGGCAGTTGTTGAAGTTTCAATGAGGTTTTTCCCCGGTATGAGAGTGGGGTTTGAAGACAAACGCGTTACGGTGTATTATGAGGACGGTTTAAAATTTATCAGGTCAAAAAGGAATGAATATGATTTAATAATAGTGGATTCCACAGACCCGTTTGGTCCCGGTGAAGGTCTGTTCACAAGAGAGTTTTACGGAAACTGTTCAAAAGCTCTTAATGAGAATGGAATATTTGTAAACCAGCACGAAAGCCCATATTACGATAATTATGCTAACTCTTTAGTTCGGGCTCACAGCAGAATAAAAGGGGTTTTCCCAATCCATAAGCTATACCAGGCTCATATTCCGACCTACCCGTCAGGTCACTGGCTGTTTGGGTTTGCGTCTAATAAGTTTGACCCTTTGGAGGATTTGGATGCTGACAAATGGAATAAATTGGGGATAAAGACGGAATATTATAATACTGACCTGCATAAGGGCAGTTTTGCCCTTCCGAATTATGTAAAGGAGTTGCTTGAGAATGCCTGATAATACTATTATATCAAATCTGCCGGTTTTTTTAGGCTGTGACGCTGAGTATGAGGAGTCAAGTATATGTGTTTTCGGTGCGCCGTTTGATTCAACGACGTCATTCAGACCGGGAACGCGTTTTGCACCTCAGACCATGCGAGCCGATTCCTGGGGTCTTGAGACCTACAGCCCTTATCAGGACAGGGATTTAACCGATACAAAAATATTTGACTGCGGCGATTTAGAACTTCCGCTGGGAGATACTGAGCAGGTGTTATCTATAATTGAAGATTTTGCTGCTGAGATTATTAAAGAAAACAAAACCCCTGTGATGATTGGCGGAGAACATTTAGTCACGCTTGGCGGGGTAAGGGCTTGTTATGATAAATACGGCGATGATTTAAGAATAATACACTTTGACGCACATACTGATTTAAGAGATGAAATGTTCGGAGTGGAACTCAGTCATGCTACGGTGATACGTAGATGTTCAGAACTCTTAGGCGATAAA is from Monoglobus pectinilyticus and encodes:
- a CDS encoding metallophosphoesterase, yielding MKKYFELFSKYKWRIIAVILIIVLAVCAFNLLNQSEIDVTFYQVRSDKVSDNIRIVVLADLHLKEFGKDNIRLVEQIDKLTPDIIACVGDMNNLKNDDYSVVTNLCEKLVNIAPVYYALGNNEYEAKLFKDSNITKDLKVVGVHVLDDASEIVDIKDTKLNIGGLSQGPEQFERYGHQFFDKYIEEDYFKLLLVHYPDEFMGILEDYPIDLALCGHAHGGQVRIPFVGGLYATGQGFFPKLVDGFHQIGNSNVIISRGLGSSHIIPRINNKPELCVVDLCWY
- a CDS encoding glycosyltransferase family 2 protein, producing the protein MEEQLVSIIVPVYNMAEVLYTSAKTFINQTYKNLEIIMIDDGSADDSLRVMQQLAAADTRIRVYHQENQGAAGARNTGMSHASGKYYYFPDADDRIKENAVEKLVSAIENTGADMAVCGYEWVNGQDECIMRKSYKPKYFSGKYIRENYDEFIDRDSEYGIYGSMANKLYRAEIIKNNKLSVPKISKSEDEAFNILFLSNAGSVCFIEDVLYYYYMSGIVKKGEKYLKNYIESVAAFKNLQMNVVYNWNRDNKKVLEKICRNLAVNFDIYIQMLFLAIPRYKVFKRYKAVKNVVEVFNNELPCREFEPDFRKYKYLVDKKIIRLCIIEDLKVMSEIKNNAK
- a CDS encoding glycosyltransferase family 2 protein, with translation MQKPLVSIIMPVYNMGEHLRKSVPSVLNQTYQNIELILVDDGSKDNSLEVCRELAVKDNRIKVFHQDNQGSGPARNTGIKNAAGKYAYFPDADDCMVPNAIESLIEKFEKYSCDMIVFGYKMIFSDGTERKFNDYPNEVFTGSYVRQNYDIFTGDKRRWEVQGAPWNKIFSLDIIKSNNVEFPALRRNQDEVFVMRYVNSAEKIALIDEIFYIHYPNDMRLAFNKFPIDYFEIVSSLNGFRMEYIYSWNPENRQVLNDICSGFIQSTTKSMMLLFNPKWELSFKERYKRFKEISVRCVKEMPDKDYKSDSTMFKLMKSKHYFLLYIVVYFALRKNKKYIR
- a CDS encoding calcium/sodium antiporter; protein product: MTITVLLFLVGLFLIIKGGDVFVDRAVWIAEVFNIPKFIIGATIVSIATTLPEILVSTIATFSGNNSIAMGNAVGSVTANTAMIMAISIIFLSSTIETKNFKFGMICLISSAFILMMICKNGTVSALGSLLAFGVVIIFTWNNLSSSKQNSVLKTSNGNVILPAIPIIKPTKKQVFINSSLFVLSAAAITVGAKLLVESGTDIAKALGVSERVIGLTIIAIGTSLPELVTTITAIAKKHSSLSIGNIIGANIIDLSLIIPICSFISTGKFGVPLTFEPQYEMLDIPICLGFILIACLPPLLKKKFYKFQGVALLVLYFLYIGFSVL
- the speD gene encoding adenosylmethionine decarboxylase; this translates as MQDKIKLYAFNNLTKTLSFNIYDVCYAKSEREQKDYIAYIDEQYNSERLTKILCDVTDIIGANVLSISKQDYDPQGASVNLMISDESMIPSQPPVSHITADEVMLHLDKSHVTVHTYPEYHPDNAISTFRVDICVSTCGKISPLKALDYLIGSFDSDIITADYRVRGFTRDLDGKKLFIDHDITSIQDFIDRKTLEKYDAIDVNVYQSNIFHTRMLIKDIDLQNYLFKTDVYELEPKVRLDISNSLRREMIEIFSGKNIY
- a CDS encoding aminotransferase class I/II-fold pyridoxal phosphate-dependent enzyme; this translates as MRGTDGLEQSKAPIYEALKRFKSMRVVPFDVPGHKRGKGNPELTSFLGQQCMDVDVNSMKPLDNLCHPVSVIREAEELAAEAFGAKHAFFMVNGTTSAVQAMVFAAVKEGEKIILPRNVHRSAINALVVNGAIPVYVNPGVNKALGIPLGMSVKEVEKAIENNPDAKAVFVNNPTYYGICSDLKKVVEIAHRAGMLVLVDEAHGTHFYFGDNLPVSAMEAGADMASVSMHKNGGSLTQSSFLLINNYVSEGYTRQIINLTQTTSGSYLLMSSLDLSRKNLALNGKEIYRKVLELADYARGEVNKIGGYYAFGRDLVDGDAIYDFDLAKLSIHTRDIGLAGIEVYDMLRDYYDIQIEFGDIGNILAIISVGDTPLMIERLISSLSEIERIHRKPSAGMFDHEYISPEVIMTPKKAFYSDKKSVPIEKSAGMVCSEFVMCYPPGIPILAPGEMITPDILDYIAYAKEKGCFMTGAEDINIDYINVI
- the speE gene encoding polyamine aminopropyltransferase, whose product is MELWYSENHSEDVKFSIRVDKQLYTGKTDYQRIDVMTSKEFGTFLTLDGLMMVAEKDEFIYHEMITHVPMSVNPEIKNVLVIGGGDGGTVKQLVRYEGIENIDLVEIDRAVVEVSMRFFPGMRVGFEDKRVTVYYEDGLKFIRSKRNEYDLIIVDSTDPFGPGEGLFTREFYGNCSKALNENGIFVNQHESPYYDNYANSLVRAHSRIKGVFPIHKLYQAHIPTYPSGHWLFGFASNKFDPLEDLDADKWNKLGIKTEYYNTDLHKGSFALPNYVKELLENA
- the speB gene encoding agmatinase is translated as MPDNTIISNLPVFLGCDAEYEESSICVFGAPFDSTTSFRPGTRFAPQTMRADSWGLETYSPYQDRDLTDTKIFDCGDLELPLGDTEQVLSIIEDFAAEIIKENKTPVMIGGEHLVTLGGVRACYDKYGDDLRIIHFDAHTDLRDEMFGVELSHATVIRRCSELLGDKKIWQFGIRSGEKYEFEWAKKHNTINKFDLNGLDDLICELKEANLPVYFTVDLDVLDPSVFPGTGTPEPGGISYKKLQDAVIKVCGGLNIIAADVVELCPHYDQSGASTAIACKILRELLLALSGR